One stretch of Actinacidiphila sp. DG2A-62 DNA includes these proteins:
- the ahcY gene encoding adenosylhomocysteinase, whose protein sequence is MTTTATDFKVADLSLAAFGRKEITLAEHEMPGLMSLRKEYGESKPLSGARITGSLHMTVQTAVLIETLVALGAQVRWASCNIFSTQDHAAAAIAVGPEGTPDNPRGVPVFAWKGESLEEYWWCTEQALTWPDAPTGGPNMILDDGGDATLLVHKGVEFEKAGSVPATTPEDSEEYGHILDLLRRTLADTPQKWTQLASDIRGVTEETTTGVHRLYEMQQEGKLLFPAINVNDAVTKSKFDNKYGCRHSLVDGINRATDVLIGGKVAVVCGYGDVGKGCAESLRGQGARVIVTEIDPICALQAAMDGYQVATLDDVVETADIFVTTTGNRDIIMASDMAKMKHQAIVGNIGHFDNEIDMAGLAKIPGIVKDEVKPQVHTWTFPDGKAIIVLSEGRLLNLGNATGHPSFVMSNSFTDQTLAQIELFTKPESYPIGVYVLPKHLDEKVARLHLDALGVKLTTLRPEQAAYIGVKVEGPYKSDHYRY, encoded by the coding sequence ATGACCACCACCGCCACCGACTTCAAGGTCGCGGACCTCTCCCTGGCCGCCTTCGGCCGCAAGGAGATCACCCTTGCCGAGCACGAGATGCCCGGCCTGATGTCCCTCCGCAAGGAGTACGGCGAGTCCAAGCCGCTCAGCGGCGCCCGCATCACCGGATCGCTGCACATGACCGTGCAGACCGCGGTCCTCATCGAGACCCTCGTCGCCCTCGGCGCACAGGTCCGCTGGGCGTCCTGCAACATCTTCTCCACCCAGGACCACGCCGCCGCGGCCATCGCCGTCGGCCCCGAGGGCACCCCGGACAACCCCCGCGGCGTCCCCGTCTTCGCGTGGAAGGGCGAGTCCCTCGAAGAGTACTGGTGGTGCACCGAGCAGGCGCTGACCTGGCCGGACGCCCCCACCGGCGGCCCCAACATGATCCTGGACGACGGCGGCGACGCCACACTCCTGGTCCACAAGGGCGTCGAGTTCGAGAAGGCCGGCAGCGTCCCCGCCACGACCCCCGAGGACAGCGAGGAGTACGGCCACATCCTCGACCTGCTGCGCCGCACCCTCGCCGACACCCCGCAGAAGTGGACGCAGCTCGCCTCCGACATCCGCGGCGTCACCGAGGAGACCACCACCGGCGTCCACCGCCTGTACGAGATGCAGCAGGAAGGCAAGCTGCTCTTCCCGGCGATCAACGTCAACGACGCGGTCACCAAGTCGAAGTTCGACAACAAGTACGGCTGCCGGCACTCCCTCGTCGACGGCATCAACCGCGCCACCGACGTCCTGATCGGCGGAAAGGTCGCCGTCGTCTGCGGTTACGGCGACGTCGGCAAGGGCTGCGCGGAGTCCCTCCGCGGCCAGGGCGCCCGGGTCATCGTCACCGAGATCGACCCGATCTGCGCCCTGCAGGCCGCCATGGACGGCTACCAGGTCGCCACTCTCGACGACGTGGTGGAGACCGCCGACATCTTCGTCACCACCACGGGCAACCGCGACATCATCATGGCGTCCGACATGGCCAAGATGAAGCACCAGGCGATCGTCGGCAACATCGGCCACTTCGACAACGAGATCGACATGGCCGGCCTGGCGAAGATCCCCGGCATCGTCAAGGACGAGGTCAAGCCCCAGGTCCACACCTGGACCTTCCCCGACGGCAAGGCGATCATCGTGCTGTCCGAGGGCCGGCTGCTCAACCTCGGCAACGCGACCGGTCACCCCTCCTTCGTCATGTCCAACTCCTTCACGGACCAGACGCTGGCGCAGATCGAGCTGTTCACCAAGCCCGAGTCCTACCCCATCGGCGTCTACGTGCTGCCCAAGCACCTCGACGAGAAGGTCGCCCGGCTCCACCTCGACGCGCTGGGCGTCAAGCTCACCACTCTGCGTCCGGAACAGGCCGCCTACATCGGCGTCAAGGTGGAGGGCCCGTACAAGTCCGACCACTACCGCTACTGA
- a CDS encoding Trm112 family protein has product MPLVEPSLLEILACPACHAPLREDADANELVCTSDSCGLAYPVRDEIPVLLVDEARRPA; this is encoded by the coding sequence ATGCCGCTCGTCGAGCCCAGCCTGCTGGAGATCCTGGCCTGCCCGGCCTGCCACGCCCCGCTGCGCGAGGACGCCGACGCGAACGAACTCGTCTGCACCTCCGACTCCTGCGGTCTGGCCTACCCCGTGCGCGACGAGATCCCGGTCCTGCTGGTCGACGAGGCCCGCCGGCCGGCCTGA
- a CDS encoding metallopeptidase family protein: MDSSAPTPATPPAPRPRHRDRHGRGMRGPIAPPQVPLALSRADAFDDLVRDAADRLERRWPQLADVEFAVQEVPWPQDGLSSDGEPVPLGRLISAAKDRPSRIVVYRRPVEIRAKSRDERALLVHEVVVEQVAELLGLSPENVDPKYGED, encoded by the coding sequence ATGGACAGCTCGGCACCCACCCCCGCGACCCCGCCCGCGCCGCGTCCGCGTCACCGCGACCGCCACGGCCGGGGGATGCGCGGTCCCATCGCGCCTCCGCAGGTCCCGCTGGCGCTCAGCCGGGCGGACGCCTTCGACGATCTGGTGCGGGACGCCGCGGACCGGCTGGAGCGGCGCTGGCCGCAGCTGGCCGACGTGGAGTTCGCCGTGCAGGAGGTGCCCTGGCCGCAGGACGGCCTGTCCTCGGACGGCGAGCCGGTGCCGCTCGGCCGCCTGATCAGCGCGGCCAAGGACCGGCCGAGCCGGATCGTGGTCTACCGGCGGCCGGTCGAGATCCGCGCCAAGAGCCGCGACGAGCGCGCGCTGCTGGTGCACGAGGTCGTGGTGGAGCAGGTCGCCGAGCTGCTCGGCCTGTCCCCGGAGAACGTCGACCCGAAGTACGGCGAGGACTGA
- the manA gene encoding mannose-6-phosphate isomerase, class I has translation MNRLTNTVRPYAWGSTTAIPELLGTEPTGEPQAELWMGAHPGAPSRIDRGDGPVPLDAVIAADPAAELGDSTVKRFGPRLPFLFKVLAAGAPLSVQVHPDLAQAKAGFADEEARGVPADAPERNYKDANHKPEMIVALSPFDGLCGFRYPTEAADLLESLDVDALRPYADILRAHPEDQALREVLAAVLGAEPAAIAETVHAAAEAAARLADTPGTPYAADLAAYAKAARSFPGDRGLIAAMLLTYVRLQPGEALYLGAGVPHAYLDGLGVEIMANSDNVLRCGLTPKHIDVPELLRIVRFEAGDPGVLRPEAAPDGEEVYAAPIDEFRLSRYGLAPGADARLLGPGTPQILLCTSGRAQVRTAGDDGPGLTLSRGESAYVPAAERVELTGEGTVFRATVAA, from the coding sequence ATGAACCGCCTCACCAACACCGTCCGCCCCTACGCCTGGGGCTCCACCACCGCCATCCCCGAACTCCTCGGCACCGAGCCCACCGGCGAGCCCCAGGCCGAACTGTGGATGGGCGCCCACCCCGGCGCACCCTCGCGCATCGACCGCGGCGACGGCCCGGTCCCGCTCGACGCCGTCATCGCCGCCGACCCCGCCGCCGAACTCGGCGACTCCACCGTCAAGCGCTTCGGTCCCCGCCTCCCCTTCCTGTTCAAGGTGCTCGCCGCCGGCGCCCCCCTGTCGGTCCAGGTCCACCCCGACCTCGCCCAGGCCAAGGCGGGCTTCGCCGACGAGGAGGCCCGCGGCGTCCCCGCCGACGCCCCCGAGCGCAACTACAAGGACGCCAACCACAAGCCCGAGATGATCGTGGCGCTCTCCCCGTTCGACGGCCTGTGCGGATTCCGCTACCCCACCGAGGCCGCCGACCTCCTGGAGTCCCTCGACGTCGACGCCCTGCGGCCCTACGCCGACATCCTGCGCGCCCACCCCGAGGACCAGGCCCTGCGCGAGGTCCTCGCCGCCGTCCTCGGCGCCGAACCCGCCGCGATCGCCGAGACCGTGCACGCCGCCGCCGAAGCCGCCGCCCGGCTTGCCGACACCCCCGGCACCCCGTACGCCGCCGACCTCGCCGCCTACGCCAAGGCCGCCCGCAGCTTCCCCGGCGACCGCGGCCTGATCGCCGCCATGCTCCTCACCTACGTACGGCTCCAGCCCGGCGAAGCCCTCTATCTCGGCGCCGGCGTCCCGCACGCCTACCTCGACGGCCTCGGCGTCGAGATCATGGCCAACTCCGACAACGTCCTGCGCTGCGGCCTCACCCCCAAACACATCGACGTACCCGAACTCCTGCGCATCGTCCGCTTCGAAGCCGGCGACCCCGGCGTACTCCGCCCCGAGGCCGCCCCCGACGGCGAAGAGGTCTACGCCGCCCCCATCGACGAGTTCCGCCTCTCCCGCTACGGCCTCGCCCCCGGCGCCGACGCCCGACTCCTCGGCCCCGGCACCCCGCAGATCCTCCTGTGCACCAGCGGCCGGGCCCAGGTGCGCACCGCCGGCGACGACGGCCCCGGACTCACCCTCAGCCGCGGCGAATCCGCCTACGTCCCCGCCGCCGAACGCGTCGAACTCACCGGCGAAGGCACCGTCTTCCGAGCCACCGTGGCGGCCTGA
- a CDS encoding cation diffusion facilitator family transporter, producing MSASGGTRAIIAALSANLAIAAAKFVAFAFSGSSSMLAEGVHSLADSGNQALLLIGARKSKRAANDEHPFGYGRERYVYAFLVSIVLFSVGGMFALYEGYEKIRHPHDVDHWYWPVGVLVFAIIAEGSSFRTAVKESNHTRGSLSWIEYIRRAKAPELPVVLLEDFGALIGLALALIGVGLAVGTGSGVWDGIGTLCIGTLLICIALVLAAETKSLLIGEGANPESTARIRAAMVDGDTVTGVIHMRTLHLGPEELLVAAKVAVQHDDTATEVARAIDAAEERIRAAEPFARVIYLEPDIYSESAAAAGPDPDQTPGGR from the coding sequence ATGAGCGCGTCAGGCGGAACCCGGGCGATCATCGCCGCGCTGAGCGCCAACCTGGCCATCGCCGCGGCCAAGTTCGTGGCCTTCGCCTTCAGCGGCTCCTCGTCCATGCTCGCCGAGGGCGTGCACTCCCTCGCCGACTCCGGCAACCAGGCCCTCCTGCTCATCGGCGCCCGGAAGTCCAAGCGCGCCGCCAACGACGAGCACCCCTTCGGCTACGGCCGCGAACGCTACGTCTACGCCTTCCTCGTCTCCATCGTCCTGTTCTCCGTCGGCGGCATGTTCGCGCTCTACGAGGGCTACGAGAAGATCCGCCACCCGCACGACGTCGACCACTGGTACTGGCCGGTCGGCGTCCTCGTCTTCGCGATCATCGCCGAGGGCTCCTCCTTCCGCACCGCCGTCAAGGAGTCCAACCACACCCGCGGCAGCCTGTCCTGGATCGAGTACATCCGCCGGGCCAAGGCCCCCGAACTGCCCGTCGTCCTCCTTGAGGACTTCGGCGCCCTGATCGGCCTCGCCCTCGCCCTGATCGGCGTCGGCCTGGCGGTCGGCACCGGCAGCGGTGTCTGGGATGGCATCGGAACCCTCTGCATCGGCACCCTCCTCATCTGCATCGCCCTGGTCCTGGCCGCCGAGACCAAGTCGCTGCTCATCGGCGAAGGCGCCAACCCAGAGTCCACCGCCCGCATCCGCGCGGCCATGGTCGACGGCGACACCGTCACCGGCGTCATCCACATGCGCACCCTGCACCTGGGCCCCGAGGAACTCCTCGTCGCCGCCAAGGTCGCCGTCCAGCACGACGACACCGCCACCGAGGTCGCCCGCGCCATCGACGCCGCCGAGGAACGCATCCGCGCCGCCGAGCCCTTCGCCCGGGTGATCTACCTCGAACCCGACATCTACAGCGAGTCCGCCGCCGCGGCGGGGCCCGACCCCGACCAGACCCCCGGCGGACGCTGA
- a CDS encoding DUF3499 domain-containing protein, translating to MSPVRRCSRTACGRPAVATLTYVYADSTAVLGPLATYAEPHCYDLCSEHSERLTAPRGWEVVRLATDTGPVRPSGDDLEALANAVREAARPQERSQNGPGARDIDPLEVARRGHLRVLRSPEP from the coding sequence GTGAGCCCTGTACGTCGCTGTTCGCGCACCGCTTGCGGCCGCCCCGCCGTCGCGACGCTGACGTACGTCTACGCGGACTCCACCGCGGTGCTCGGCCCCCTCGCGACGTACGCGGAGCCGCACTGCTACGACCTGTGCTCGGAGCACTCCGAGCGGCTCACCGCGCCGCGCGGCTGGGAGGTCGTACGGCTCGCCACGGACACCGGACCGGTCCGCCCGAGCGGCGACGACCTGGAGGCGCTGGCCAACGCGGTCCGCGAGGCCGCCCGTCCGCAGGAGCGCTCCCAGAACGGCCCCGGCGCGCGCGACATCGACCCCCTGGAGGTCGCCAGGCGCGGCCACCTGCGGGTGCTGCGGTCACCCGAGCCGTAG
- a CDS encoding phosphomannomutase/phosphoglucomutase codes for MADLSQIVKAYDVRGVVPDQWDEPLAELFGAAFATVTGAAAIVVGHDMRPSSPGLSRAFARGAASRGADVTEIGLCSTDELYFASGSLGLPGAMFTASHNPAQYNGIKMCRAGAAPIGRDTGLAEIRALVEEWSGTGLPEAGSGTGTGPAAESGAGTGLGVGSGAGTGPAAESGAGGGARAGAAPGTITSRDVLGDYADFLRSLVDLSGIRPLKVVVDAGNGMGGHTVPTVLAGLPVDLVPMYFELDGTFPNHEANPLDPKNLVDLQARVRETGADIGLAFDGDADRCFAVDERGEPVSPSAVTALVAARELARNPGGVVIHNLITSRTVPEVVAEHGGTAVRTRVGHSFIKQEMAAAGAIFGGEHSAHYYFRDFWNADTGMLAALHLLAALGGQDGPLSTLVAAYDRYAASGEINSTVADQEARTAAVRAAYTGRDGVTFDDLDGLTVSGADWWFNLRASNTEPLLRLNVEARDDATVARIRDEVLTIVRG; via the coding sequence GTGGCCGACCTGTCGCAGATCGTCAAGGCGTACGACGTGCGCGGCGTCGTACCCGACCAGTGGGACGAGCCGCTCGCCGAGCTGTTCGGCGCGGCCTTCGCCACGGTCACCGGCGCGGCGGCGATCGTCGTCGGCCACGACATGCGGCCGTCCTCGCCCGGCCTGTCGCGGGCCTTCGCGCGGGGCGCGGCCTCCCGCGGCGCCGACGTCACCGAGATCGGCCTGTGCTCCACCGACGAGCTGTACTTCGCCAGCGGGTCGCTGGGCCTGCCCGGCGCGATGTTCACCGCGAGCCACAACCCCGCGCAGTACAACGGCATCAAGATGTGCCGCGCGGGCGCCGCGCCGATCGGCCGCGACACCGGACTCGCGGAGATCCGCGCGCTGGTCGAGGAGTGGAGCGGGACCGGGCTGCCCGAGGCCGGGTCCGGGACCGGGACGGGGCCGGCGGCCGAGTCTGGAGCCGGGACGGGGCTGGGGGTCGGGTCCGGGGCCGGGACGGGGCCGGCGGCCGAGTCCGGGGCCGGCGGCGGCGCACGGGCCGGCGCCGCGCCCGGCACGATCACCTCGCGCGACGTCCTCGGCGACTACGCCGACTTCCTGCGCTCCCTGGTCGACCTGTCCGGCATCCGCCCGCTGAAGGTGGTCGTGGACGCGGGCAACGGCATGGGCGGCCACACCGTCCCCACCGTGTTGGCGGGCCTGCCGGTGGACCTGGTGCCGATGTACTTCGAGCTGGACGGCACCTTCCCCAACCACGAGGCCAACCCGCTCGACCCGAAGAACCTCGTCGACCTCCAGGCCAGGGTGCGCGAGACCGGCGCCGACATCGGGCTCGCCTTCGACGGCGACGCCGACCGCTGTTTCGCCGTGGACGAGCGCGGCGAGCCGGTGTCCCCGTCGGCGGTGACCGCGCTGGTCGCCGCCCGCGAACTGGCCCGGAACCCCGGCGGCGTCGTCATCCACAACCTCATCACCTCCCGCACCGTGCCCGAGGTCGTCGCCGAGCACGGCGGCACCGCGGTCCGCACCCGCGTCGGCCACTCCTTCATCAAGCAGGAGATGGCCGCGGCCGGCGCGATCTTCGGCGGCGAGCACTCCGCGCACTACTACTTCCGCGACTTCTGGAACGCCGACACCGGCATGCTCGCCGCGCTCCACCTGCTGGCCGCGCTCGGCGGCCAGGACGGCCCGCTGTCCACGCTGGTCGCCGCGTACGACCGCTACGCCGCCTCGGGCGAGATCAACAGCACGGTCGCCGACCAGGAGGCGCGCACCGCCGCGGTCCGCGCCGCCTACACCGGCCGCGACGGCGTCACCTTCGACGACCTGGACGGCCTCACCGTCAGCGGCGCCGACTGGTGGTTCAACCTGCGCGCCTCCAACACCGAGCCGCTGCTGCGCCTCAACGTCGAGGCCCGCGACGACGCGACGGTGGCCCGCATCCGCGACGAGGTCCTGACGATCGTCCGCGGGTAG
- a CDS encoding DUF5719 family protein: MNRSTISLAGAVAALVVLTGAASLTGGNDSDAAPAGSAARLPVQRSTLLCPQPSSSEFATTTYTSFTPAGTGSGSASDAGSGGSGSDGSGGSGSDGTGGSGSDGTGASGSDDGSGSGSAARATLVPTTPKAKPLTPLTAPGMPVTTTTDKADAPALIGTADGPLAPGWTVQQTTVVDSGSGRGLFGTSCLVPDSEFWFPGASTADGRQDYLHLVNPDEGTAVVDVQLYGKDGQLKAATGDGVTVPGGESVAVLLSTLVAEKAQDLTVHVVARSGRVGAAVQATAAGKGGDWLPAAADPATSLVMPGIPKDATDVRLIAFATGSDDADLTLKLATSTGPITPAGHETLHVKSGMTTGVDLGDLTKGDAGSLILGSSTVHSAEPVVAALLVTRGKGSSHELAFLPATPPVGTRATAADNRSKGSTLSLTAVGKSATVKVTSSAGSGGGTPMTRTVVVKPGATLSMAPDQPGGGKGAFAVTVEPTADSGTVYASRTLELPAGGVPMFTIQPMPDDRGLVAVPDTESDLRILNR; encoded by the coding sequence GTGAACCGCAGCACCATCTCCCTGGCCGGCGCCGTCGCCGCGCTCGTCGTCCTGACCGGCGCGGCCTCGCTCACCGGCGGCAACGACTCCGACGCGGCGCCCGCGGGCTCGGCCGCACGGCTCCCGGTGCAGCGCAGCACGCTGCTGTGCCCGCAGCCGTCGTCGTCGGAGTTCGCGACGACCACGTACACGTCGTTCACCCCGGCGGGCACGGGCTCCGGCTCGGCGTCGGACGCCGGGTCGGGCGGGTCCGGCTCGGACGGCTCGGGCGGGTCCGGCTCGGACGGCACGGGCGGGTCCGGCTCGGACGGCACGGGCGCGTCGGGCTCGGACGACGGCTCCGGGTCCGGCTCGGCGGCCAGGGCGACGCTCGTGCCGACCACCCCCAAGGCGAAGCCGCTGACACCGCTCACCGCGCCGGGCATGCCGGTCACCACGACCACCGACAAGGCCGACGCGCCGGCCCTCATCGGCACCGCGGACGGCCCGCTCGCGCCCGGCTGGACCGTCCAGCAGACCACCGTCGTCGACTCCGGCAGCGGGCGCGGCCTGTTCGGCACGTCGTGCCTGGTGCCCGACAGCGAGTTCTGGTTCCCCGGCGCGAGCACCGCGGACGGCCGCCAGGACTACCTGCACCTGGTCAACCCCGACGAGGGCACCGCGGTCGTGGACGTCCAGCTGTACGGCAAGGACGGCCAGCTGAAGGCGGCCACCGGCGACGGCGTCACGGTCCCCGGCGGCGAGTCCGTGGCGGTGCTGCTGTCCACCCTGGTCGCCGAGAAGGCGCAGGACCTGACCGTGCACGTGGTCGCGCGCAGCGGCCGGGTGGGCGCGGCGGTCCAGGCCACCGCCGCGGGCAAGGGCGGCGACTGGCTGCCGGCCGCCGCGGACCCGGCGACCTCGCTGGTCATGCCCGGCATCCCCAAGGACGCCACCGACGTACGCCTGATCGCCTTCGCCACCGGCTCGGACGACGCCGACCTGACGCTCAAGCTGGCCACCTCCACCGGCCCGATCACCCCGGCCGGCCACGAGACGCTGCACGTCAAGAGCGGCATGACCACCGGCGTCGACCTCGGCGACCTCACCAAGGGCGACGCCGGGTCGCTGATCCTGGGCTCCAGCACCGTGCACAGCGCGGAGCCGGTGGTCGCCGCGCTGCTCGTCACCCGAGGCAAGGGCAGCTCCCATGAGCTGGCGTTCCTGCCGGCGACCCCGCCGGTCGGCACCCGCGCCACCGCCGCGGACAACCGCTCCAAGGGCTCGACGCTCTCGCTGACCGCGGTCGGCAAGAGCGCCACGGTGAAGGTCACCTCGTCCGCGGGCTCCGGCGGCGGCACCCCCATGACCAGGACCGTCGTCGTCAAGCCGGGCGCCACGCTGTCCATGGCGCCCGATCAGCCCGGCGGCGGCAAGGGCGCCTTCGCGGTGACCGTCGAGCCGACCGCGGACAGCGGCACGGTCTACGCCTCGCGGACACTGGAGCTGCCGGCGGGCGGGGTGCCGATGTTCACGATCCAGCCGATGCCGGACGACCGCGGCCTGGTCGCCGTCCCGGACACGGAGTCCGACCTGCGGATCCTCAACCGGTAG